A genomic segment from Actinoplanes sichuanensis encodes:
- the trxB gene encoding thioredoxin-disulfide reductase, with protein sequence MDEVRNLIIIGSGPSGYTAALYAARANLKPLVIEGVNSGGALMTTTEVENFPGHRDGIMGPELMDNMRAQAEKFGAEFLTDDVTRVELTDKPTEAGTEGLKTVWVGEQQFFARAVILATGSAWRPIGVPGEQELLGHGVSSCATCDGFFFRNQHIIVVGGGDSAMEEATFLTRFAETVTIVHRRDSFRASKVMQKRALDNPKIKIEWNSVVEEILGTDGKVVGARLRDVNSGETKVLDVTGVFVAIGHDPRSELFKGQIELDDEGYVKVDSPSTRTNISGVFAAGDLVDHTYRQAITASGTGCAAALDAERFIASFVEL encoded by the coding sequence GTGGACGAGGTCCGCAATCTGATCATCATCGGTTCCGGACCGTCGGGCTACACCGCGGCGTTGTATGCGGCCCGGGCCAACCTCAAGCCTCTGGTGATCGAGGGTGTGAACTCCGGTGGTGCCCTGATGACCACCACCGAGGTGGAGAACTTCCCGGGCCACCGCGACGGGATCATGGGTCCCGAGCTGATGGACAACATGCGGGCCCAGGCGGAGAAGTTCGGCGCCGAGTTCCTGACCGACGACGTCACCCGGGTCGAGCTGACCGACAAGCCGACCGAGGCCGGCACCGAGGGCCTGAAGACGGTGTGGGTCGGTGAGCAGCAGTTCTTCGCCCGCGCGGTGATCCTGGCGACCGGCTCGGCCTGGCGCCCGATCGGCGTTCCCGGCGAGCAGGAGCTGCTCGGCCACGGCGTGTCGTCATGTGCCACCTGTGACGGGTTCTTCTTCCGTAACCAGCACATCATCGTCGTCGGCGGCGGTGACTCGGCGATGGAGGAAGCCACCTTCCTCACCCGGTTCGCCGAGACCGTCACGATCGTGCACCGCCGGGACAGCTTCCGGGCCAGCAAGGTCATGCAGAAGCGGGCGCTGGACAACCCGAAGATCAAGATCGAGTGGAACTCGGTGGTCGAGGAGATCCTCGGCACCGACGGCAAGGTCGTCGGCGCCCGTCTCCGCGACGTCAACTCGGGCGAGACCAAGGTCCTCGACGTCACCGGCGTCTTCGTGGCGATCGGCCACGACCCGCGCAGCGAGCTCTTCAAGGGCCAGATCGAGCTCGACGACGAGGGCTACGTGAAGGTCGACTCGCCGAGCACCCGGACCAACATCTCCGGCGTGTTCGCCGCCGGTGACCTGGTCGACCACACCTACCGGCAGGCCATCACAGCCTCCGGCACCGGCTGTGCCGCGGCGCTGGACGCCGAGCGCTTCATCGCTTCATTCGTAGAGCTGTAA
- the sigM gene encoding RNA polymerase sigma factor SigM, whose amino-acid sequence MTFRGVSPGGLGDTPSDADLIRAHVDGDPEAFAELVRRHRDRLWAVALRTVGDREEAADAVQDALLNAHRNAAKFRGEAAVTTWLHRIVVNACLDRMRRRQAHPTVPLPDGSRDDDRPTGPEPVAPAADQDTVLVVRDALAALPFEQRAAIVLVDVQGYGVAEAAEMLGVAEGTIKSRCARGRARMAMTLGYLRGNQNGGGTVPSRSEAASPLPTGVERREPR is encoded by the coding sequence GTGACGTTCCGGGGCGTATCACCCGGCGGCCTCGGTGACACGCCGAGCGACGCCGATCTGATCCGTGCCCACGTCGACGGTGATCCGGAGGCGTTCGCCGAGCTGGTGCGCCGCCATCGGGACCGGCTGTGGGCGGTCGCCCTGCGTACTGTCGGCGACCGCGAGGAGGCCGCTGACGCCGTTCAGGACGCTCTGCTGAACGCGCATCGCAACGCGGCCAAGTTCCGGGGCGAGGCGGCCGTCACGACGTGGCTGCACCGCATCGTGGTGAACGCCTGCCTGGACCGGATGCGCCGCCGACAGGCCCACCCCACCGTGCCGCTGCCGGACGGATCCCGTGACGACGACCGTCCCACCGGGCCCGAGCCGGTCGCGCCCGCCGCTGACCAGGACACCGTGCTCGTCGTGCGGGATGCGCTGGCCGCCCTGCCGTTCGAGCAGCGGGCCGCGATCGTGCTGGTGGACGTGCAGGGCTACGGCGTGGCCGAGGCGGCCGAGATGCTCGGTGTGGCGGAGGGCACCATCAAGAGCCGATGTGCCCGCGGCCGCGCCAGGATGGCGATGACCCTCGGATATCTGCGGGGGAACCAGAACGGCGGCGGGACCGTCCCATCCAGGTCGGAAGCGGCGAGTCCGCTGCCGACCGGAGTCGAACGGAGGGAGCCGCGGTGA
- a CDS encoding protein kinase family protein — MPGEFGTEECTTEGGLVTQVGEGHETAADEAGPVLTFGAPTAGEVLAERYQLEEHVNNDSAGRQVWRGTDVILRRPVAMVLRYPGGDSAVEMLQAAVAASRVIHPNLVGVYDAIDEQERAYVVREWVDGESLRDLIAAEGPLDPARAIAIAHSVADALTAVHATGMVHGNVHPGSTLIADDGRVVLADARADAADSNESDVRAVGGILYFALTGHWPHTEVGRSALPDANRDSAGNPAAPRQIRAGIPAYLDDLTMDLLDRRVAAPASDALTAELGRLDAAAEDEEFEDVGPLRFVQSGGSSSSGEQVRSAPKILVGVGALIVIAIIGLVFGIRAINNTGKSTEANNAPVTQPTGDGDNSAQQPAPEPQKIKLTADMVRMVDPPDGQRLDGEQAKYTVDGDPSTVWETSKYNSAPFGGLKPGMGILINLGEKRALSEVQVTTSAPGATIDVRTGTSDPGDSSSGDDKVVKNFKSLSDEKPEKASGTKVYFSGFDPNEKYQYVLVFLTELPRAEDGDRFQISVSEIALSGY; from the coding sequence CTGCCCGGGGAATTCGGCACCGAGGAATGCACCACCGAGGGAGGACTGGTGACCCAGGTCGGCGAAGGCCACGAGACCGCGGCCGACGAGGCCGGACCGGTCTTGACCTTCGGTGCCCCCACCGCCGGTGAGGTTCTGGCCGAGCGCTACCAACTGGAAGAGCACGTCAACAACGACAGTGCCGGCCGGCAGGTGTGGCGCGGTACCGACGTGATCCTCCGACGCCCGGTCGCCATGGTGCTCAGGTATCCGGGTGGTGACTCCGCTGTCGAGATGCTCCAGGCCGCGGTCGCCGCGAGCCGCGTGATCCACCCCAATCTGGTCGGTGTCTACGACGCGATCGACGAGCAGGAGCGGGCCTACGTGGTCCGCGAGTGGGTCGACGGCGAGTCGCTGCGTGACCTGATCGCCGCCGAGGGTCCGCTCGACCCGGCTCGGGCGATCGCGATCGCGCACTCGGTGGCCGATGCTCTGACCGCGGTGCACGCCACCGGCATGGTGCACGGCAACGTGCATCCCGGCAGCACGCTGATCGCCGACGACGGCCGGGTGGTCCTGGCCGACGCACGGGCCGACGCCGCGGACAGCAACGAGTCCGACGTACGGGCGGTCGGCGGCATCCTCTACTTCGCGCTCACCGGCCACTGGCCGCACACCGAGGTGGGCCGCTCCGCGCTGCCCGACGCCAACCGGGACAGCGCCGGCAACCCGGCCGCCCCGCGCCAGATCCGCGCCGGCATTCCGGCGTATCTCGACGACCTCACGATGGACCTGCTGGACCGCCGGGTCGCCGCGCCGGCATCGGACGCGCTCACCGCCGAGTTGGGCCGACTGGACGCCGCCGCCGAGGACGAGGAGTTCGAGGATGTCGGCCCGCTCCGCTTCGTGCAGAGCGGCGGCTCGTCCTCGTCCGGCGAGCAGGTGCGCAGCGCCCCGAAGATCCTGGTCGGGGTGGGCGCGCTGATCGTCATCGCGATCATCGGCCTGGTCTTCGGCATCCGCGCGATCAACAACACCGGCAAGTCGACCGAGGCGAACAACGCACCGGTCACCCAGCCGACCGGTGACGGCGACAACAGCGCCCAGCAGCCCGCCCCCGAGCCGCAGAAGATCAAACTCACCGCCGACATGGTGCGTATGGTCGACCCGCCCGACGGTCAGCGACTCGACGGTGAACAGGCGAAATACACCGTCGACGGCGATCCCAGCACGGTCTGGGAGACCTCGAAGTACAACTCCGCGCCGTTCGGCGGGCTGAAGCCCGGCATGGGCATCCTGATCAACCTGGGCGAGAAACGCGCTCTGTCCGAGGTGCAGGTCACGACCTCTGCGCCGGGCGCCACGATCGACGTGCGCACCGGTACCAGCGACCCGGGTGACAGCAGCAGCGGCGACGACAAGGTCGTGAAGAACTTCAAGTCGCTCAGCGACGAGAAACCGGAGAAGGCGTCCGGCACGAAGGTGTACTTCAGCGGCTTCGATCCGAACGAGAAATACCAGTACGTGCTGGTCTTCCTCACCGAGCTGCCGCGCGCCGAGGACGGCGACCGGTTCCAGATCAGCGTCAGCGAGATCGCGCTGTCCGGCTACTGA
- the murJ gene encoding murein biosynthesis integral membrane protein MurJ, which translates to MNGGLYRSTHAAPDGRPPAQDGVIVVSVEEPAPQQAGQTDGGSTAGQSAVMAIGSLVSRVIGFIRNALIGMVLGEAVGDAYTGAQFLPGQIYELLLGGILSSVLIPLLVRRRKADPDGGQEFTQRLLSFAVVMLGVATVLVVAAAPLITAIQTSGDSTTPEFRELVTNFSYLILPIIFFTGLSALIGAVLNVRGHFAAPMWAPILNNIVVIAVCGVFLLVFGTDKQLTPENISVAELTLIGAGTLLGMVVQAIGLLPALRKVGFRWAWRWAPRQLGLREIGSLAGWMLCYVAANQIAVFALVRALNSAGSADNPGALAFNNVFLLMMMAHGIIGVSVITALLPKMSAAAAEGRLDEVSADLSRGIKLVSAALAPIVVAYAVLGGPIAVFLFAGGRITNADALEMGTVLTVAAFAVLPLSISFLCTNVFYAMQGNRTAALINLPVVAVRITGYFVLAAVLDASLTAAGMTAANGLSYLLSALISLAVLRRRIGRLNLGSVVSSLLRVAVAAGIGAALAVLVTRLLPGSGAPDGRIEAIVQIAVGGVVILVAYLGAALLLRVGEVSQVVGMVRRKLGR; encoded by the coding sequence GTGAACGGCGGCCTGTACCGCAGCACGCACGCGGCACCGGATGGCCGGCCTCCGGCCCAGGACGGCGTGATAGTCGTCTCGGTCGAGGAGCCGGCACCACAGCAGGCCGGCCAGACCGACGGGGGCAGCACCGCCGGCCAGAGCGCGGTGATGGCGATCGGCAGCCTGGTCAGCCGGGTGATCGGCTTCATCCGCAACGCGTTGATCGGCATGGTCCTCGGCGAGGCGGTCGGTGACGCGTACACCGGCGCCCAGTTCCTGCCCGGTCAGATCTACGAGCTGCTGCTCGGCGGGATCCTGTCCAGCGTGCTCATCCCGCTACTGGTCCGGCGGCGCAAGGCCGATCCGGACGGTGGTCAGGAGTTCACCCAGCGGCTGCTCTCGTTCGCCGTGGTCATGCTCGGCGTGGCGACCGTCCTGGTGGTGGCGGCGGCCCCACTGATCACCGCGATCCAGACCAGCGGCGACTCCACCACCCCAGAGTTCCGTGAGCTGGTCACGAACTTCTCGTACCTGATCCTGCCGATCATCTTCTTCACCGGCCTGTCGGCGCTGATCGGCGCGGTGCTCAACGTGCGCGGCCACTTCGCCGCGCCGATGTGGGCGCCGATCCTCAACAACATCGTGGTGATCGCGGTGTGCGGGGTGTTCCTGCTGGTCTTCGGCACCGACAAGCAGCTGACCCCGGAGAACATCAGCGTCGCCGAGTTGACCCTGATCGGCGCCGGCACCCTGCTCGGCATGGTGGTCCAGGCGATCGGTCTGCTCCCGGCGCTGCGCAAGGTCGGCTTCCGCTGGGCGTGGCGGTGGGCACCCCGGCAGCTCGGGCTGCGCGAGATCGGCAGCCTGGCCGGCTGGATGCTCTGCTACGTGGCGGCCAACCAGATCGCGGTCTTCGCGCTGGTCCGCGCGCTGAACAGCGCCGGCAGCGCGGACAACCCGGGCGCGCTGGCCTTCAACAACGTCTTCCTGCTGATGATGATGGCGCACGGGATCATCGGCGTCTCGGTGATCACCGCTCTGCTGCCGAAGATGAGCGCGGCCGCCGCCGAGGGCCGGCTCGACGAGGTCAGCGCGGACCTGAGCCGCGGCATCAAGCTGGTCTCCGCGGCCCTGGCCCCGATCGTGGTGGCCTATGCGGTGCTGGGCGGCCCGATCGCGGTCTTCCTCTTCGCCGGTGGGCGGATCACCAACGCGGACGCGCTGGAGATGGGCACGGTCCTGACCGTGGCGGCGTTCGCCGTCCTGCCGCTGTCGATCAGCTTCCTCTGCACCAACGTCTTCTACGCGATGCAGGGCAACCGGACGGCCGCGCTGATCAACCTGCCGGTGGTGGCGGTCCGGATCACCGGCTACTTCGTGCTCGCCGCGGTTCTCGACGCGTCGCTGACCGCGGCCGGGATGACCGCCGCCAACGGGCTCTCCTATCTGCTGTCGGCGCTGATCTCGCTGGCCGTGCTACGCCGCCGGATCGGCCGGCTCAACCTGGGTTCGGTGGTGTCGTCGCTGCTCCGGGTCGCGGTCGCCGCCGGAATCGGCGCGGCGCTGGCCGTGCTGGTGACCCGCCTGCTGCCGGGCTCGGGCGCGCCGGACGGCCGGATCGAGGCGATCGTGCAGATCGCCGTGGGTGGTGTGGTGATCCTGGTCGCCTATCTCGGCGCGGCACTACTCCTGCGCGTCGGCGAAGTGAGCCAGGTGGTCGGGATGGTGCGCCGGAAGCTCGGCCGCTGA
- a CDS encoding CCA tRNA nucleotidyltransferase has product MSSVLNDAQQRAVAELLRVSPVADELGRRFADAGHELHLVGGSVRDALLGTLGDDLDFCTDARPEQTLSAVSGWADAIWETGREFGTIGIQKNGLRIEITTYRAEAYDGVTRNPVVSYGTSLTDDLSRRDFTINAMAVSVPGHEFTDPFGGLRDLAARVIRTPAAPSISFGDDPLRMLRAARFAAKLRFTVEDSVVSAMHDMAADLDRITAERIRDEFTKLMSGADPLTGLRLLVDTGLADRFLPEISGLKLEIDEHAQHKDVYEHTLIVVSNAMRLEGDEGPDFVLRMAALMHDIGKPATKAVGRDGRVSFHHHEVVGARLTKQRMKAMKYPKDVITEVVGLVALHLRFYGYGRGEWTDSAVRRYVTDAGPLLARLHKLTRSDVTTRNRRKATQLATDYDALEERIARIAAEEDLAKVRPDLDGNAIMELLGVPPGPIVGQAWRYLKELRLDRGPLDRDEAEAELLKWARSQDF; this is encoded by the coding sequence ATGTCTTCTGTACTGAACGACGCCCAGCAGAGAGCGGTAGCCGAGTTGCTCCGCGTGTCCCCCGTCGCCGACGAGCTCGGGCGGCGATTCGCCGATGCCGGGCACGAGCTGCATCTGGTCGGCGGTTCGGTCCGCGACGCGCTGCTCGGCACCCTCGGCGACGACCTCGACTTCTGCACCGATGCCCGGCCCGAGCAGACCCTCTCCGCGGTGAGCGGCTGGGCCGACGCGATCTGGGAGACCGGGCGCGAGTTCGGCACGATCGGTATCCAGAAGAACGGTCTGCGGATCGAGATCACCACATATCGGGCCGAGGCCTACGACGGGGTGACCCGCAATCCGGTGGTCTCCTACGGGACGTCGCTCACCGATGACCTGTCCCGGCGTGACTTCACCATCAACGCGATGGCCGTGTCGGTGCCGGGGCACGAGTTCACCGACCCGTTCGGAGGGCTTCGTGACCTGGCGGCGCGGGTGATCCGTACACCGGCCGCTCCGTCGATCTCGTTCGGCGACGATCCACTTCGGATGCTGCGGGCCGCCCGATTCGCGGCGAAGCTCCGGTTCACTGTGGAGGATTCGGTTGTTTCGGCCATGCATGACATGGCCGCTGATCTCGACCGGATCACCGCGGAACGGATCCGGGACGAGTTCACCAAGCTGATGTCCGGCGCCGATCCGCTCACCGGCCTGCGGCTGCTCGTCGACACCGGGCTCGCCGACCGCTTCCTGCCCGAGATCTCCGGGCTCAAGCTGGAGATCGACGAACACGCCCAGCACAAGGACGTCTACGAGCACACCCTGATCGTGGTCAGCAACGCGATGCGGCTGGAGGGTGACGAGGGCCCGGACTTCGTGCTCCGGATGGCCGCGCTCATGCACGACATCGGCAAGCCCGCCACCAAGGCGGTCGGCCGGGACGGTCGGGTCAGCTTCCACCACCACGAGGTGGTCGGTGCGCGGCTCACCAAGCAGCGCATGAAGGCCATGAAATACCCCAAGGACGTGATCACCGAGGTGGTCGGGCTGGTCGCCCTCCACCTGCGGTTCTATGGGTACGGCCGGGGCGAGTGGACCGATTCGGCGGTGCGTCGCTACGTGACCGACGCCGGCCCGCTGCTGGCCCGGCTGCACAAGCTGACCCGTTCCGACGTCACCACCCGCAACCGCCGCAAGGCCACCCAGCTCGCCACCGACTACGACGCGCTGGAGGAGCGGATCGCCCGGATCGCGGCCGAGGAGGACCTGGCCAAGGTCCGCCCCGACCTGGACGGCAACGCGATCATGGAGCTGCTCGGGGTGCCACCGGGCCCGATCGTCGGTCAGGCCTGGCGCTATCTGAAGGAGCTCCGGCTCGACCGGGGGCCGCTGGATCGCGACGAGGCCGAGGCGGAGCTCCTGAAATGGGCCCGCTCGCAGGACTTCTAG
- a CDS encoding SigE family RNA polymerase sigma factor, whose translation MRQSLEDEFTAFVAERGQALLRIAHALTGDRESAQDLVQGALAKAYARWPRIHSDAEAYVRKIIYNDRASAWRRPARRNEVFVAEVPDRAAERRHDQDVTDRLTVRDALLSLPARQRAVLVMRYLEDRSVEETAEALGCRPGTVASQASRALAKLRGMVGDRITSMGGAR comes from the coding sequence GTGAGGCAGTCGCTCGAAGACGAGTTCACCGCATTCGTTGCGGAACGGGGGCAGGCTCTGCTCCGGATCGCGCACGCGCTGACCGGGGATCGGGAGTCCGCACAGGACCTGGTGCAGGGGGCGCTGGCGAAGGCGTACGCGCGGTGGCCGCGGATTCACAGTGACGCCGAGGCGTACGTCCGAAAGATCATTTACAACGACCGGGCGTCCGCCTGGCGCCGGCCCGCACGCCGCAACGAGGTGTTCGTCGCCGAAGTGCCGGACCGGGCCGCCGAGCGCCGCCACGACCAGGACGTCACCGACCGGCTCACCGTCCGCGACGCCCTGTTGTCGCTACCGGCCCGGCAGCGGGCCGTACTCGTGATGCGCTACCTGGAGGACCGTTCGGTGGAGGAGACCGCCGAGGCGCTCGGCTGCCGGCCCGGCACGGTGGCCAGTCAGGCGTCCCGCGCCCTGGCCAAACTGCGCGGCATGGTCGGCGACCGGATCACGTCGATGGGAGGGGCCCGATGA
- a CDS encoding methylated-DNA--[protein]-cysteine S-methyltransferase: MFVIESPIGPLGLVVDGPAVVGVRFAARPGPSTDHPAAEQLRAYFAGELTDFTVPFDMRGGSEFERAVWAEIARIPYGETITYGAIATALGDPGAARAVGTACNHNPIPVIVPCHRVVGAGNKMVGFGGGLDRKRILLELEAAVALQRAWS; encoded by the coding sequence ATGTTCGTCATCGAGTCGCCGATCGGTCCGCTCGGTCTCGTCGTCGACGGTCCGGCCGTGGTGGGCGTGCGTTTCGCCGCCCGGCCCGGGCCGTCCACCGACCATCCCGCGGCCGAGCAGTTGCGTGCCTACTTCGCCGGAGAGCTGACCGACTTCACGGTGCCGTTCGACATGCGTGGCGGTTCGGAGTTCGAGCGGGCGGTCTGGGCGGAGATCGCCCGGATTCCGTACGGCGAGACGATCACCTACGGGGCGATCGCCACCGCGCTCGGCGATCCGGGAGCGGCCCGCGCGGTCGGCACGGCCTGCAACCACAACCCGATCCCGGTGATCGTCCCGTGCCACCGGGTGGTCGGCGCCGGCAACAAGATGGTCGGCTTCGGCGGCGGCCTGGACCGCAAGCGCATCCTGCTGGAGCTGGAGGCCGCGGTCGCCCTGCAGCGGGCCTGGAGCTGA
- a CDS encoding inositol-3-phosphate synthase, translating to MGSVRVAIVGVGNCASSLVQGVEYYKNADPNDRVPGLMHVTFGDYHVSDVKFVAAFDVDAKKVGMDLSEAIVASENNTIKLTDVPPTGVTVQRGPTFDGLGTYYREIIEESTAEPVDVVQVLRDAEVDVLVSYLPVGSEEADKFYAQAAIDAGVAFVNALPVFIASDPEWAQKFTDAGVPIVGDDIKSQVGATIVHRALAKLFEDRGVELLRTYQLNFGGNMDFMNMLERNRLVSKKISKTQSVTSQIPHEMIKSDVHIGPSDHVPWLDDRKWAYIRLEGRSFGDTPLNAELKLEVWDSPNSAGVIIDAVRAAKIAKDRGIGGPILSASSYFMKSPPVQYSDHDAHAAVEAFIAGEIER from the coding sequence ATGGGTTCCGTCCGCGTCGCCATCGTCGGTGTGGGTAACTGCGCCTCGTCCCTCGTGCAGGGCGTGGAGTACTACAAGAACGCCGACCCAAACGACCGCGTCCCGGGTCTCATGCACGTGACCTTCGGCGACTATCACGTATCTGATGTGAAGTTCGTCGCGGCGTTCGATGTGGACGCCAAGAAGGTCGGCATGGATCTCAGCGAGGCGATCGTCGCCAGCGAGAACAACACCATCAAGCTGACCGACGTGCCGCCGACCGGCGTCACCGTGCAGCGCGGCCCGACCTTCGACGGCCTGGGCACCTACTACCGCGAGATCATCGAGGAGTCGACGGCCGAGCCGGTCGACGTCGTCCAGGTCCTGCGCGACGCCGAGGTCGACGTCCTGGTGTCCTACCTGCCGGTGGGCTCGGAGGAGGCCGACAAGTTCTACGCGCAGGCCGCCATCGACGCCGGTGTCGCGTTCGTGAACGCGCTGCCCGTCTTCATCGCCTCCGACCCGGAGTGGGCGCAGAAGTTCACCGACGCGGGCGTGCCGATCGTCGGCGACGACATCAAGAGCCAGGTCGGCGCCACCATCGTGCACCGCGCGCTGGCGAAGCTGTTCGAGGACCGCGGTGTCGAGCTGCTCCGCACGTACCAGCTGAACTTCGGCGGCAACATGGACTTCATGAACATGCTGGAGCGCAACCGCCTGGTCTCCAAGAAGATCTCGAAGACCCAGTCGGTGACCTCCCAGATCCCGCACGAGATGATCAAGAGTGACGTGCACATCGGCCCGTCCGACCACGTGCCGTGGCTCGACGACCGCAAGTGGGCGTACATCCGCCTGGAGGGTCGCTCGTTCGGTGACACCCCGCTGAACGCCGAGCTCAAGCTCGAGGTGTGGGACTCGCCGAACTCGGCCGGCGTGATCATCGACGCGGTCCGTGCCGCGAAGATCGCGAAGGACCGCGGCATCGGCGGCCCGATCCTGTCGGCGTCGTCCTACTTCATGAAGTCTCCGCCCGTGCAGTACAGCGACCACGACGCCCACGCGGCCGTCGAGGCGTTCATCGCGGGTGAGATCGAGCGCTGA
- a CDS encoding PadR family transcriptional regulator: MLELAILGLLQEAPMHGYELRKELATKLGTLRAAISYGTLYPTLKRLKLAGWISEAEADSDIIPPMTSKRGRVVYKITAEGKEHFADLLTQTGPETYDDAGFGVHFTFFSRTDRATRLRILEGRRRRIEERREGLREILARAADRLDAYTLELQRHGLDACEREVRWLEELISNERSGRTPAFRQRAESQRVESRRAENNPEPPRPHLDRP; the protein is encoded by the coding sequence GTGCTGGAATTGGCGATCCTCGGTCTCCTCCAGGAGGCCCCGATGCATGGGTATGAGCTCCGAAAGGAACTCGCCACCAAACTCGGCACGCTCCGCGCCGCGATCAGCTACGGCACTCTGTACCCCACTCTGAAGCGGCTGAAGCTCGCCGGCTGGATCAGTGAGGCCGAGGCCGACAGCGACATCATTCCCCCGATGACCAGCAAGCGGGGGCGGGTTGTCTACAAGATCACGGCAGAGGGCAAGGAGCACTTCGCCGACCTGCTCACCCAGACCGGCCCGGAGACGTATGACGACGCCGGATTCGGCGTGCACTTCACGTTCTTCTCGCGCACCGATCGCGCCACCCGGCTCCGCATCCTGGAGGGCCGGCGCCGCCGCATCGAGGAGCGCCGTGAGGGGCTGCGCGAGATCCTGGCCCGCGCCGCCGATCGTCTCGACGCCTACACCCTGGAGCTTCAGCGCCACGGTCTCGACGCGTGTGAGCGCGAGGTCCGCTGGCTGGAAGAGCTGATCAGTAACGAACGCTCCGGCCGCACCCCGGCCTTCCGACAACGCGCGGAGAGTCAGCGCGTGGAGAGCCGGCGTGCGGAGAACAACCCAGAACCACCGCGTCCGCACCTGGACCGGCCGTGA
- a CDS encoding DUF5318 domain-containing protein translates to MRTQRQVVDYSLQRRAVLRDVKNGRIGPLEVCDASPYLRNAATFHGEPTDERCPICRRDNLTLVHYVYGDELKQSAGQARKMAELPVLAMTLREFQVFVVEVCRSCAWNHLIERFVLGRDGLADDETLHTDVMVSSGGGGSHRTGPSSHSGEARG, encoded by the coding sequence ATGCGCACGCAGCGGCAGGTTGTCGACTACTCGCTACAGAGGCGGGCAGTCCTGCGTGACGTCAAAAACGGCCGGATCGGTCCGCTTGAAGTGTGTGACGCGTCTCCTTACTTGAGAAACGCCGCAACCTTCCATGGCGAGCCGACCGACGAACGGTGCCCGATCTGCCGCCGGGACAACCTGACGCTTGTGCACTACGTCTATGGCGATGAGCTCAAGCAGTCCGCTGGTCAGGCTCGGAAAATGGCCGAGCTGCCCGTGCTGGCGATGACGCTGCGTGAGTTTCAGGTCTTCGTCGTCGAGGTGTGCCGCTCTTGCGCCTGGAACCACCTGATCGAGAGGTTCGTTCTGGGGCGAGACGGTCTCGCCGACGATGAGACGTTGCACACCGACGTTATGGTCTCGTCCGGTGGAGGGGGATCCCACCGGACAGGTCCGTCGTCACACAGCGGGGAGGCCCGGGGATGA